From the Leptospira sp. WS60.C2 genome, one window contains:
- a CDS encoding arylesterase, translating into MPYLISLFALFFLLTCGNPSDSDSNQKTEDPNALPSKRIVYFGDSLTAGYGLLNFEDAWPHILTNRINAEGYAYQMTNAGVSGDTTSGGLGRLEWVLAEKPSIFVLELGANDMLRGINPSVTKENLRSMIRQVKSQYPGTKILLVGMIATPNMGKKYANAFNTIYPELAKEESVPLVPFILEKVATIRKLNQKDGIHPTEAGHKLVADTVYPYLKPLLEK; encoded by the coding sequence ATGCCTTATCTAATTTCCCTATTTGCTTTATTCTTTCTCCTCACTTGTGGGAATCCTTCCGATTCTGATTCGAATCAAAAAACGGAAGACCCAAATGCTCTTCCATCCAAACGAATAGTCTATTTTGGTGATTCCTTGACGGCGGGTTATGGCCTTCTGAATTTTGAAGATGCATGGCCACACATTCTCACAAACCGGATCAATGCAGAGGGTTATGCATATCAAATGACTAATGCAGGTGTCTCGGGTGATACAACGAGTGGGGGACTCGGTCGTTTGGAATGGGTGCTTGCTGAAAAGCCCTCAATATTCGTACTCGAGTTAGGCGCCAATGACATGTTACGAGGGATCAATCCTTCTGTTACAAAAGAGAACCTTCGTTCCATGATTCGCCAAGTAAAGTCCCAATATCCTGGCACAAAGATCTTGTTAGTCGGAATGATTGCGACTCCCAATATGGGAAAAAAATATGCAAATGCATTTAATACGATTTATCCTGAACTCGCAAAAGAAGAATCGGTTCCTCTTGTTCCCTTTATATTAGAGAAAGTCGCAACGATTCGTAAACTCAACCAAAAAGATGGAATCCATCCCACGGAAGCCGGACACAAATTAGTAGCGGACACTGTGTACCCTTACTTAAAACCACTTCTTGAAAAATAG
- the clpP gene encoding ATP-dependent Clp endopeptidase proteolytic subunit ClpP, translating into MSTLMPYVIEQTSRGERQYDIFSRLLKDRIIFLGSAIDETYANVISAQLLFLEAENPDRDIYLYINSPGGYVSSGLAIYDTMQLIKPEVRTLCIGQASSMAALLLAGGAKGKRSALPNSRIMLHQPYGGAGGQASDIEISAKEIIKIKDKLIDLYGKHTGKASDQIRKDTERNFFMSADEAKEYGIIDNVIQERKQMPQA; encoded by the coding sequence ATGTCCACACTGATGCCTTATGTCATTGAACAAACAAGCCGTGGCGAACGCCAATACGACATTTTTTCACGGTTATTAAAAGATCGGATCATTTTCTTAGGTTCTGCCATCGACGAAACCTATGCGAATGTGATCTCTGCTCAACTTTTGTTTTTAGAAGCGGAAAACCCGGATAGAGACATTTATCTCTACATCAATAGCCCTGGTGGGTATGTGAGTTCTGGACTTGCGATTTATGACACAATGCAACTCATCAAACCAGAAGTGAGAACCCTTTGCATTGGCCAGGCATCTTCGATGGCAGCACTTTTACTAGCGGGTGGTGCCAAAGGGAAACGTTCTGCCCTTCCGAATTCACGTATTATGTTACACCAACCATATGGCGGAGCAGGTGGACAAGCGTCTGATATTGAAATCTCTGCGAAAGAAATCATCAAGATCAAGGACAAACTCATCGATCTTTATGGTAAACACACTGGCAAAGCGTCTGACCAAATCCGAAAAGATACAGAACGTAATTTCTTTATGAGTGCTGATGAAGCAAAAGAATACGGCATCATCGACAACGTGATCCAAGAACGCAAACAGATGCCACAAGCCTAA
- a CDS encoding OmpA family protein: MFRIFFVFFLIPLFGFFCQSTTKPEWLESESFQKFCGCVPIDESKPSEHLGSLPVGSLDKLGTPNYLEKLYKGLRSDFEHTGTPFEEVGGSLVAKGVELKRIEDDEKRLRELLIIIDGDVAFPSGKSTLTPKAKELIAKVGDAMEAYPETNCRIGGHTDSVGAFAMNLKLSKERSQSVKKELKLVHKIAEERFKEVDGYADLHKIVDTMLAEKKNRRTEIYVGTVRIVY; encoded by the coding sequence ATGTTTAGAATTTTTTTTGTTTTTTTTCTCATCCCTCTTTTTGGATTCTTTTGCCAATCAACAACCAAACCCGAGTGGCTTGAATCAGAATCATTCCAAAAATTTTGTGGTTGTGTTCCCATCGATGAATCGAAGCCAAGTGAACATCTAGGAAGTTTGCCTGTTGGTTCCTTGGATAAATTGGGAACTCCTAATTATTTAGAAAAATTATACAAAGGGCTTAGGAGTGACTTCGAGCATACTGGCACACCATTTGAAGAAGTGGGCGGTAGCCTTGTTGCGAAAGGAGTGGAATTAAAACGCATTGAAGACGATGAAAAGCGCCTAAGAGAACTACTCATCATCATTGATGGAGACGTTGCGTTTCCCTCAGGAAAATCCACACTCACTCCAAAAGCAAAAGAGCTCATCGCAAAAGTTGGAGATGCGATGGAAGCGTATCCTGAAACCAATTGTCGAATTGGTGGGCATACAGATAGCGTAGGTGCCTTTGCAATGAACCTCAAACTTAGTAAAGAAAGATCTCAATCTGTGAAAAAAGAATTAAAACTCGTTCATAAGATTGCGGAAGAGCGTTTTAAGGAAGTCGATGGTTATGCGGATTTGCACAAGATCGTCGATACTATGTTAGCAGAAAAGAAAAATCGTCGTACCGAAATTTATGTAGGGACGGTTCGCATTGTTTACTAA
- a CDS encoding TenA family protein, whose protein sequence is MSLPFPIPPFALECKLFAKDAFGASFTHPFVLALAEGTLDPKVFRFYQIQDAKYLEAFSDACAILSTKVIDPDDKLWLIDAARMALVVESQLHLGYGKTLGYDASTIAQTEPTPNNLAYQNHMITTAMKGTILEGFCAIAPCPWLYVELGQHLVQKKGTIPKDHPYASWLTMYSDPGFNDYMANLLSRLQKYADLTDLDAKNRAKLTFRQSCDYEWMFWEQAWTSQVWPHR, encoded by the coding sequence ATGTCATTACCTTTTCCCATTCCACCGTTTGCCTTGGAGTGTAAATTGTTCGCCAAAGATGCCTTTGGTGCGTCCTTTACACATCCTTTTGTTCTAGCACTTGCCGAAGGAACTCTTGATCCAAAGGTTTTCCGATTCTACCAAATCCAAGATGCAAAGTACTTAGAAGCTTTTTCCGATGCCTGTGCGATTCTTTCCACAAAGGTAATTGATCCCGATGACAAACTTTGGCTGATTGATGCAGCAAGGATGGCTCTTGTTGTGGAAAGCCAGCTCCATCTTGGATATGGAAAAACGTTAGGTTATGATGCGTCCACAATTGCCCAAACAGAGCCCACTCCCAATAATTTGGCTTACCAAAACCATATGATCACAACTGCCATGAAGGGAACTATTCTCGAGGGATTTTGTGCCATTGCTCCTTGCCCTTGGTTGTATGTCGAACTTGGCCAACACCTGGTGCAAAAAAAAGGCACCATCCCAAAAGACCATCCATATGCTTCGTGGCTTACCATGTATTCTGATCCTGGTTTCAATGACTATATGGCCAATTTGCTGTCAAGGTTACAGAAGTATGCGGATCTTACAGACCTAGACGCTAAAAACCGCGCGAAACTAACCTTTCGACAAAGTTGTGATTATGAATGGATGTTTTGGGAACAGGCTTGGACATCTCAAGTTTGGCCACATCGGTAA
- the tig gene encoding trigger factor, whose amino-acid sequence MEFTAKKNNNATCDLSIQFSAEEVRTAYAKAYQNAAEKVKIPGFRPGKAPLNMVEKVLGDSVMDDAANIMLNQAMADLFDKLEHKPIRLPQFQMETFDKNTGAKAKATYDTKPEVTLPKLKKIKIQPKEIKISDADIQKELEGIQKNMARNSLKEESEPVEASDLLEINYKFKETGKEYPENTQTGKFQMGAPQNPPGFETNLLGMKLNETKEFTFTYPDVYPASPESAGKSIIYTVTVTAIYKVTYPEINDDFASEVDGSANLQELKDKTKKQLIEIFGNALTKRATDDAYNEIIKESKFIIPESLIYEETETVFKNFMREFGLPVTSLADYAKRLGKEEKEVRESFSKAAEKRIQTYILKQKIADDYKIVISDEEVEAGYEKEASAQGIPAETLKKEVQKQKAETYYRDKFLFDKIDEFVYAEVEKKSPKAISTEEAEKILSGKEE is encoded by the coding sequence ATGGAATTTACGGCTAAAAAAAATAACAACGCAACTTGTGACCTCAGCATTCAATTTAGCGCTGAAGAAGTCCGCACCGCCTATGCAAAAGCTTACCAAAATGCAGCTGAAAAAGTAAAAATCCCTGGGTTTCGACCAGGAAAAGCTCCCCTCAATATGGTGGAAAAAGTCCTCGGTGACTCCGTGATGGACGATGCCGCAAACATCATGTTAAACCAAGCAATGGCAGACCTTTTTGATAAATTGGAACACAAACCAATTCGTCTGCCACAATTCCAAATGGAAACGTTTGATAAAAATACAGGTGCAAAGGCAAAGGCCACATACGATACAAAACCGGAAGTCACCTTACCAAAGTTAAAGAAAATCAAAATCCAACCAAAAGAAATTAAAATTTCGGATGCTGACATTCAAAAAGAATTGGAAGGAATTCAAAAAAACATGGCTCGTAATTCTTTGAAAGAAGAAAGCGAGCCGGTTGAGGCTTCTGACTTACTCGAAATTAATTATAAGTTCAAAGAAACGGGAAAGGAATACCCAGAGAATACACAAACAGGAAAATTCCAAATGGGAGCTCCCCAGAACCCACCGGGTTTTGAGACCAATCTCCTTGGAATGAAACTAAATGAAACAAAAGAGTTCACGTTCACCTACCCAGATGTGTATCCTGCTTCTCCTGAGTCTGCTGGAAAATCCATCATTTACACAGTAACGGTAACAGCGATTTACAAAGTAACTTACCCTGAAATCAATGATGACTTTGCTTCCGAAGTAGATGGTTCTGCCAACTTACAAGAGTTAAAAGATAAAACCAAAAAACAACTCATTGAAATTTTTGGGAATGCACTCACCAAACGTGCCACAGATGATGCTTACAATGAAATCATCAAAGAATCCAAATTCATCATCCCAGAATCCCTCATTTATGAAGAAACAGAAACTGTTTTCAAAAACTTTATGCGTGAATTTGGCCTTCCTGTGACCTCTCTTGCTGACTATGCAAAACGCCTTGGCAAAGAAGAAAAAGAAGTAAGGGAATCTTTCTCCAAAGCCGCTGAAAAACGGATCCAAACTTACATTTTGAAGCAAAAAATCGCTGATGACTACAAAATCGTGATTTCTGACGAGGAAGTAGAGGCTGGTTACGAAAAAGAAGCCTCAGCTCAAGGAATTCCTGCCGAAACTCTCAAAAAAGAAGTCCAAAAACAGAAGGCGGAAACCTACTACCGTGACAAATTCCTGTTTGATAAAATTGACGAGTTTGTATACGCTGAGGTAGAGAAAAAATCGCCAAAAGCAATTTCAACGGAAGAAGCTGAGAAAATTCTTAGCGGGAAAGAAGAGTAA